The proteins below come from a single Alosa sapidissima isolate fAloSap1 chromosome 23, fAloSap1.pri, whole genome shotgun sequence genomic window:
- the abi3bpb gene encoding ABI family, member 3 (NESH) binding protein b isoform X8: MKVRINATGDTIVMKFLRPNPDVKLEGYILGYGSSMFSKQFIQLPENGEPYETEIDAEPKYLVAVQPIPTNDVKKQCTGKVNLDKPLHLVIGSVTPTSVLLSWGTFVKTPYEGNIMNDCLEDGYYTIRYRERNRKWNYQTCPTSDTVIDNLKPNTPYEFGVRSNKEDRSGMWSKPVIHNTNMGDKSMQKPIKPSRTVIAKPVKPMIAIFPPRPALHNRTQSRLPLLHKPGFPGAPRTSFAPPQNHQETVPGLNSNEPQWPQFPLDTDNHVRNASSQSVDVSPALAQPVPTKSHSSSSSSSTAPNAPSHGDTHRGQTQTRAPSTTQKLHNPSDNNPLWQDSKPHVHGGTEQSGPSIVKQHHGPPLRPTIKKTNLVGKPGGMDKVIDLKQDKADILKPKLQPPTPKPAKQAKTTPAPDTNNNRSESWETSSAFSSLPASEVDALGKKRYIAPHVVYKTDKKPEEPCSITTSLTYFPDDEATESNVTAPPRSAPQNLTVVTVEGCPSFIILDWEKTDNDTTEYEVISTTKGPDGEQVSILTTNQTHTAVENLRPESSYEFKVKPKNELGEGPSSEPVSFNTESADPRVSENVSGKDAIWTQFPFKTDSFSECNGKQYVKRTWYRKFVGVQICNSLRYKIYLSDSLTGKFYNIGDQTGHGEDHCQFVDSFLDGRTGSQVPADHLPARSGYYRAMRQEPVNFGHIGGNSHITYVSWYECGTPIPGKW; this comes from the exons ATGAAGGTCCGCATCAATGCCACTGGCGACACCATTGTGATGAAGTTCCTGCGACCCAACCCCGATGTCAAGCTGGAAGGCTACATCCTGGGATATGGCAGCAGCATGTTCTCCAAGCAATTCATCCAGCTACCGGAGAATGGAGAGCCCTACGAGACAGAGATTG ATGCTGAACCCAAGTACTTGGTTGCGGTGCAGCCAATACCAACCAACGATGTCAAGAAACAATGCACAG GTAAAGTGAACCTGGACAAACCCCTCCACCTGGTGATCGGCTCTGTGACACCCACGTCGGTCCTTTTGTCCTGGGGCACCTTTGTGAAGACGCCCTATGAGGGCAACATTATGAACGACTGCCTGGAGGATGG GTACTACACAATCCGCTACAGAGAGAGGAACCGCAAATGGAACTACCAGACCTGCCCCACCAGCGACACTGTGATTGACAACCTGAAGCCTAACACCCCTTATGAGTTTGGGGTCCGCTCCAACAAGGAAGACCGCAGTGGCATGTGGAGCAAGCCTGTCATTCACAACACCAACATGGGAG ACAAAAGCATGCAGAAGCCCATCAAGCCAAGCAGGACCGTTATCGCAAAGCCCGTG AAGCCCATGATAGCTATCTTCCCTCCACGTCCTG CTCTTCACAACAGAACCCAGTCCAGATTACCTCTTCTCCACAAACCAGGCTTTCCTGGAGCTCCCAGGACATCTTTTG CTCCACCTCAGAACCACCAGGAAACTGTGCCTGGCCTGAACTCCAATGAGCCGCAATGGCCACAGTTCCCATTGG acacagacaaccaTGTTAGAAATGCCTCTTCCCAGTCAGTGGACGTATCACCTGCCCTTGCCCAACCTGTGCCCACCAAATcccactcctcttcctcctcctcctctactgccCCTAATGCCCCATCACACGGTGATACACATCGAGGACAGACACAGACCAGGGCACCTAGTACCACACAGAAGCTGCATAATCCCTCGG ACAACAACCCTCTGTGGCAGGACAGTAAACCCCATGTCCACGGTGGTACTGAGCAGTCAGGGCCTTCCATTGTGAAGCAGCACCATG GACCACCTCTTCGTCCCACCATCAAAAAGACCAATCTGGTGGGAAAGCCAGGTGGAATGG AtaaagtgattgatctgaaacagGACAAGGCTGATATCCTCAAGCCCAAGCTCCAACCTCCAACACCCAAGCCAGCCAAACAGGCCAAGACAACGCCGGCCCCAGACACAAACA ACAATCGCTCTGAAAGCTGGGAGACTTCTTCAGCTTTTAGTTCACTCCCTGCCTCTGAGGTTGATGCTCTGGGCAAGAAACGCTACATTG CTCCTCATGTTGTTTACAAGACGGACAAGAAGCCGGAAGAACCTTGCTCCATCACCACCTCCCTCACATACTTCCCAGACGACGAAGCCACAGAGTCGAACGTCACGGCCCCACCAAGGTCTGCACCGCAGAACCTCACCGTGGTCACTGTGGAGGGCTGTCCCTCCTTCATCATCCTGGACTGGGAAAAAACGGACAATGACACCACAG AGTATGAAGTCATCTCCACCACCAAAGGGCCTGATGGGGAGCAGGTCTCCATCCTGACCACCAACCAGACGCACACTGCAGTGGAGAACCTTCGGCCAGagagcag CTACGAGTTCAAAGTGAAGCCCAAGAATGAGCTGGGAGAGGGCCCCTCCAGTGAGCCAGTCTCCTTCAACACAGAATcag CGGATCCACGAGTGAGTGAAAACGTCTCAG GAAAAGATGCCATTTGGACACAGTTCCCGTTCAAGACTGATTCGTTTTCTGAATGCAATGGAAAACAATATGTGAAGAGAACCTGGTACCGCAAATTCGTGGGGGTTCAGATCTGCAACTCTCTCAGATACAAGATCTACCTGAGTGACTCTTTGACTG GTAAATTCTACAACATCGGAGACCAGACTGGCCATGGAGAAGACCACTGCCAGTTTGTCGACTCCTTCCTGGATGGCAGAACAGGCTCCCAGGTCCCTGCAGATCACCTACCAGCCAGATCAG GCTACTACAGAGCAATGAGGCAAGAGCCAGTCAACTTCGGTCACATAGGAGGAAACTCTCACATCACTTATGTGTCATGGTACGAATGTGGCACACCTATACCCGGGAAGTGGTAG
- the abi3bpb gene encoding ABI family, member 3 (NESH) binding protein b isoform X5: MKVRINATGDTIVMKFLRPNPDVKLEGYILGYGSSMFSKQFIQLPENGEPYETEIDAEPKYLVAVQPIPTNDVKKQCTGKVNLDKPLHLVIGSVTPTSVLLSWGTFVKTPYEGNIMNDCLEDGYYTIRYRERNRKWNYQTCPTSDTVIDNLKPNTPYEFGVRSNKEDRSGMWSKPVIHNTNMGDKSMQKPIKPSRTVIAKPVKPMIAIFPPRPALHNRTQSRLPLLHKPGFPGAPRTSFAPPQNHQETVPGLNSNEPQWPQFPLDTDNHVRNASSQSVDVSPALAQPVPTKSHSSSSSSSTAPNAPSHGDTHRGQTQTRAPSTTQKLHNPSGKNNVRQLASSHPAKPSDSVVVVSARNLTSQGRKPFSPFTNGMRNPYFPRANDSSKIYRRIGGPPLRPTIKKTNLVGKPGGMDKVIDLKQDKADILKPKLQPPTPKPAKQAKTTPAPDTNNNRSESWETSSAFSSLPASEVDALGKKRYIAPHVVYKTDKKPEEPCSITTSLTYFPDDEATESNVTAPPRSAPQNLTVVTVEGCPSFIILDWEKTDNDTTEYEVISTTKGPDGEQVSILTTNQTHTAVENLRPESSYEFKVKPKNELGEGPSSEPVSFNTESADPRVSENVSGKDAIWTQFPFKTDSFSECNGKQYVKRTWYRKFVGVQICNSLRYKIYLSDSLTGKFYNIGDQTGHGEDHCQFVDSFLDGRTGSQVPADHLPARSGYYRAMRQEPVNFGHIGGNSHITYVSWYECGTPIPGKW, translated from the exons ATGAAGGTCCGCATCAATGCCACTGGCGACACCATTGTGATGAAGTTCCTGCGACCCAACCCCGATGTCAAGCTGGAAGGCTACATCCTGGGATATGGCAGCAGCATGTTCTCCAAGCAATTCATCCAGCTACCGGAGAATGGAGAGCCCTACGAGACAGAGATTG ATGCTGAACCCAAGTACTTGGTTGCGGTGCAGCCAATACCAACCAACGATGTCAAGAAACAATGCACAG GTAAAGTGAACCTGGACAAACCCCTCCACCTGGTGATCGGCTCTGTGACACCCACGTCGGTCCTTTTGTCCTGGGGCACCTTTGTGAAGACGCCCTATGAGGGCAACATTATGAACGACTGCCTGGAGGATGG GTACTACACAATCCGCTACAGAGAGAGGAACCGCAAATGGAACTACCAGACCTGCCCCACCAGCGACACTGTGATTGACAACCTGAAGCCTAACACCCCTTATGAGTTTGGGGTCCGCTCCAACAAGGAAGACCGCAGTGGCATGTGGAGCAAGCCTGTCATTCACAACACCAACATGGGAG ACAAAAGCATGCAGAAGCCCATCAAGCCAAGCAGGACCGTTATCGCAAAGCCCGTG AAGCCCATGATAGCTATCTTCCCTCCACGTCCTG CTCTTCACAACAGAACCCAGTCCAGATTACCTCTTCTCCACAAACCAGGCTTTCCTGGAGCTCCCAGGACATCTTTTG CTCCACCTCAGAACCACCAGGAAACTGTGCCTGGCCTGAACTCCAATGAGCCGCAATGGCCACAGTTCCCATTGG acacagacaaccaTGTTAGAAATGCCTCTTCCCAGTCAGTGGACGTATCACCTGCCCTTGCCCAACCTGTGCCCACCAAATcccactcctcttcctcctcctcctctactgccCCTAATGCCCCATCACACGGTGATACACATCGAGGACAGACACAGACCAGGGCACCTAGTACCACACAGAAGCTGCATAATCCCTCGG GTAAAAACAACGTGAGACAACTGGCCTCCTCTCATCCAGCTAAACCGTCTGACTCGGTGGTTGTGGTGTCTGCCAGAAATCTGACGTCTCAAGGCAGAAAGCCGTTCTCTCCCTTCACTAACGGCATGAGAAACCCTTACTTTCCCAGGGCCAATGACTCCTCCAAGATCTACAGGAGAATAGGGG GACCACCTCTTCGTCCCACCATCAAAAAGACCAATCTGGTGGGAAAGCCAGGTGGAATGG AtaaagtgattgatctgaaacagGACAAGGCTGATATCCTCAAGCCCAAGCTCCAACCTCCAACACCCAAGCCAGCCAAACAGGCCAAGACAACGCCGGCCCCAGACACAAACA ACAATCGCTCTGAAAGCTGGGAGACTTCTTCAGCTTTTAGTTCACTCCCTGCCTCTGAGGTTGATGCTCTGGGCAAGAAACGCTACATTG CTCCTCATGTTGTTTACAAGACGGACAAGAAGCCGGAAGAACCTTGCTCCATCACCACCTCCCTCACATACTTCCCAGACGACGAAGCCACAGAGTCGAACGTCACGGCCCCACCAAGGTCTGCACCGCAGAACCTCACCGTGGTCACTGTGGAGGGCTGTCCCTCCTTCATCATCCTGGACTGGGAAAAAACGGACAATGACACCACAG AGTATGAAGTCATCTCCACCACCAAAGGGCCTGATGGGGAGCAGGTCTCCATCCTGACCACCAACCAGACGCACACTGCAGTGGAGAACCTTCGGCCAGagagcag CTACGAGTTCAAAGTGAAGCCCAAGAATGAGCTGGGAGAGGGCCCCTCCAGTGAGCCAGTCTCCTTCAACACAGAATcag CGGATCCACGAGTGAGTGAAAACGTCTCAG GAAAAGATGCCATTTGGACACAGTTCCCGTTCAAGACTGATTCGTTTTCTGAATGCAATGGAAAACAATATGTGAAGAGAACCTGGTACCGCAAATTCGTGGGGGTTCAGATCTGCAACTCTCTCAGATACAAGATCTACCTGAGTGACTCTTTGACTG GTAAATTCTACAACATCGGAGACCAGACTGGCCATGGAGAAGACCACTGCCAGTTTGTCGACTCCTTCCTGGATGGCAGAACAGGCTCCCAGGTCCCTGCAGATCACCTACCAGCCAGATCAG GCTACTACAGAGCAATGAGGCAAGAGCCAGTCAACTTCGGTCACATAGGAGGAAACTCTCACATCACTTATGTGTCATGGTACGAATGTGGCACACCTATACCCGGGAAGTGGTAG
- the abi3bpb gene encoding ABI family, member 3 (NESH) binding protein b isoform X9 — protein MKVRINATGDTIVMKFLRPNPDVKLEGYILGYGSSMFSKQFIQLPENGEPYETEIDAEPKYLVAVQPIPTNDVKKQCTGKVNLDKPLHLVIGSVTPTSVLLSWGTFVKTPYEGNIMNDCLEDGYYTIRYRERNRKWNYQTCPTSDTVIDNLKPNTPYEFGVRSNKEDRSGMWSKPVIHNTNMGDKSMQKPIKPSRTVIAKPVKPMIAIFPPRPALHNRTQSRLPLLHKPGFPGAPRTSFAPPQNHQETVPGLNSNEPQWPQFPLDTDNHVRNASSQSVDVSPALAQPVPTKSHSSSSSSSTAPNAPSHGDTHRGQTQTRAPSTTQKLHNPSANGEHHKGLSLPKPVMWSRLRMGPPLRPTIKKTNLVGKPGGMDKVIDLKQDKADILKPKLQPPTPKPAKQAKTTPAPDTNNNRSESWETSSAFSSLPASEVDALGKKRYIAPHVVYKTDKKPEEPCSITTSLTYFPDDEATESNVTAPPRSAPQNLTVVTVEGCPSFIILDWEKTDNDTTEYEVISTTKGPDGEQVSILTTNQTHTAVENLRPESSYEFKVKPKNELGEGPSSEPVSFNTESADPRVSENVSGKDAIWTQFPFKTDSFSECNGKQYVKRTWYRKFVGVQICNSLRYKIYLSDSLTGKFYNIGDQTGHGEDHCQFVDSFLDGRTGSQVPADHLPARSGYYRAMRQEPVNFGHIGGNSHITYVSWYECGTPIPGKW, from the exons ATGAAGGTCCGCATCAATGCCACTGGCGACACCATTGTGATGAAGTTCCTGCGACCCAACCCCGATGTCAAGCTGGAAGGCTACATCCTGGGATATGGCAGCAGCATGTTCTCCAAGCAATTCATCCAGCTACCGGAGAATGGAGAGCCCTACGAGACAGAGATTG ATGCTGAACCCAAGTACTTGGTTGCGGTGCAGCCAATACCAACCAACGATGTCAAGAAACAATGCACAG GTAAAGTGAACCTGGACAAACCCCTCCACCTGGTGATCGGCTCTGTGACACCCACGTCGGTCCTTTTGTCCTGGGGCACCTTTGTGAAGACGCCCTATGAGGGCAACATTATGAACGACTGCCTGGAGGATGG GTACTACACAATCCGCTACAGAGAGAGGAACCGCAAATGGAACTACCAGACCTGCCCCACCAGCGACACTGTGATTGACAACCTGAAGCCTAACACCCCTTATGAGTTTGGGGTCCGCTCCAACAAGGAAGACCGCAGTGGCATGTGGAGCAAGCCTGTCATTCACAACACCAACATGGGAG ACAAAAGCATGCAGAAGCCCATCAAGCCAAGCAGGACCGTTATCGCAAAGCCCGTG AAGCCCATGATAGCTATCTTCCCTCCACGTCCTG CTCTTCACAACAGAACCCAGTCCAGATTACCTCTTCTCCACAAACCAGGCTTTCCTGGAGCTCCCAGGACATCTTTTG CTCCACCTCAGAACCACCAGGAAACTGTGCCTGGCCTGAACTCCAATGAGCCGCAATGGCCACAGTTCCCATTGG acacagacaaccaTGTTAGAAATGCCTCTTCCCAGTCAGTGGACGTATCACCTGCCCTTGCCCAACCTGTGCCCACCAAATcccactcctcttcctcctcctcctctactgccCCTAATGCCCCATCACACGGTGATACACATCGAGGACAGACACAGACCAGGGCACCTAGTACCACACAGAAGCTGCATAATCCCTCGG CCAATGGTGAACACCATAAGGGCCTGTCCCTGCCCAAACCTGTCATGTGGTCCCGCTTGAGAATGG GACCACCTCTTCGTCCCACCATCAAAAAGACCAATCTGGTGGGAAAGCCAGGTGGAATGG AtaaagtgattgatctgaaacagGACAAGGCTGATATCCTCAAGCCCAAGCTCCAACCTCCAACACCCAAGCCAGCCAAACAGGCCAAGACAACGCCGGCCCCAGACACAAACA ACAATCGCTCTGAAAGCTGGGAGACTTCTTCAGCTTTTAGTTCACTCCCTGCCTCTGAGGTTGATGCTCTGGGCAAGAAACGCTACATTG CTCCTCATGTTGTTTACAAGACGGACAAGAAGCCGGAAGAACCTTGCTCCATCACCACCTCCCTCACATACTTCCCAGACGACGAAGCCACAGAGTCGAACGTCACGGCCCCACCAAGGTCTGCACCGCAGAACCTCACCGTGGTCACTGTGGAGGGCTGTCCCTCCTTCATCATCCTGGACTGGGAAAAAACGGACAATGACACCACAG AGTATGAAGTCATCTCCACCACCAAAGGGCCTGATGGGGAGCAGGTCTCCATCCTGACCACCAACCAGACGCACACTGCAGTGGAGAACCTTCGGCCAGagagcag CTACGAGTTCAAAGTGAAGCCCAAGAATGAGCTGGGAGAGGGCCCCTCCAGTGAGCCAGTCTCCTTCAACACAGAATcag CGGATCCACGAGTGAGTGAAAACGTCTCAG GAAAAGATGCCATTTGGACACAGTTCCCGTTCAAGACTGATTCGTTTTCTGAATGCAATGGAAAACAATATGTGAAGAGAACCTGGTACCGCAAATTCGTGGGGGTTCAGATCTGCAACTCTCTCAGATACAAGATCTACCTGAGTGACTCTTTGACTG GTAAATTCTACAACATCGGAGACCAGACTGGCCATGGAGAAGACCACTGCCAGTTTGTCGACTCCTTCCTGGATGGCAGAACAGGCTCCCAGGTCCCTGCAGATCACCTACCAGCCAGATCAG GCTACTACAGAGCAATGAGGCAAGAGCCAGTCAACTTCGGTCACATAGGAGGAAACTCTCACATCACTTATGTGTCATGGTACGAATGTGGCACACCTATACCCGGGAAGTGGTAG
- the abi3bpb gene encoding ABI family, member 3 (NESH) binding protein b isoform X6 — protein MKVRINATGDTIVMKFLRPNPDVKLEGYILGYGSSMFSKQFIQLPENGEPYETEIDAEPKYLVAVQPIPTNDVKKQCTGKVNLDKPLHLVIGSVTPTSVLLSWGTFVKTPYEGNIMNDCLEDGYYTIRYRERNRKWNYQTCPTSDTVIDNLKPNTPYEFGVRSNKEDRSGMWSKPVIHNTNMGDKSMQKPIKPSRTVIAKPVKPMIAIFPPRPALHNRTQSRLPLLHKPGFPGAPRTSFAPPQNHQETVPGLNSNEPQWPQFPLDTDNHVRNASSQSVDVSPALAQPVPTKSHSSSSSSSTAPNAPSHGDTHRGQTQTRAPSTTQKLHNPSANGEHHKGLSLPKPVMWSRLRMDNNPLWQDSKPHVHGGTEQSGPSIVKQHHGPPLRPTIKKTNLVGKPGGMDKVIDLKQDKADILKPKLQPPTPKPAKQAKTTPAPDTNNNRSESWETSSAFSSLPASEVDALGKKRYIAPHVVYKTDKKPEEPCSITTSLTYFPDDEATESNVTAPPRSAPQNLTVVTVEGCPSFIILDWEKTDNDTTEYEVISTTKGPDGEQVSILTTNQTHTAVENLRPESSYEFKVKPKNELGEGPSSEPVSFNTESADPRVSENVSGKDAIWTQFPFKTDSFSECNGKQYVKRTWYRKFVGVQICNSLRYKIYLSDSLTGKFYNIGDQTGHGEDHCQFVDSFLDGRTGSQVPADHLPARSGYYRAMRQEPVNFGHIGGNSHITYVSWYECGTPIPGKW, from the exons ATGAAGGTCCGCATCAATGCCACTGGCGACACCATTGTGATGAAGTTCCTGCGACCCAACCCCGATGTCAAGCTGGAAGGCTACATCCTGGGATATGGCAGCAGCATGTTCTCCAAGCAATTCATCCAGCTACCGGAGAATGGAGAGCCCTACGAGACAGAGATTG ATGCTGAACCCAAGTACTTGGTTGCGGTGCAGCCAATACCAACCAACGATGTCAAGAAACAATGCACAG GTAAAGTGAACCTGGACAAACCCCTCCACCTGGTGATCGGCTCTGTGACACCCACGTCGGTCCTTTTGTCCTGGGGCACCTTTGTGAAGACGCCCTATGAGGGCAACATTATGAACGACTGCCTGGAGGATGG GTACTACACAATCCGCTACAGAGAGAGGAACCGCAAATGGAACTACCAGACCTGCCCCACCAGCGACACTGTGATTGACAACCTGAAGCCTAACACCCCTTATGAGTTTGGGGTCCGCTCCAACAAGGAAGACCGCAGTGGCATGTGGAGCAAGCCTGTCATTCACAACACCAACATGGGAG ACAAAAGCATGCAGAAGCCCATCAAGCCAAGCAGGACCGTTATCGCAAAGCCCGTG AAGCCCATGATAGCTATCTTCCCTCCACGTCCTG CTCTTCACAACAGAACCCAGTCCAGATTACCTCTTCTCCACAAACCAGGCTTTCCTGGAGCTCCCAGGACATCTTTTG CTCCACCTCAGAACCACCAGGAAACTGTGCCTGGCCTGAACTCCAATGAGCCGCAATGGCCACAGTTCCCATTGG acacagacaaccaTGTTAGAAATGCCTCTTCCCAGTCAGTGGACGTATCACCTGCCCTTGCCCAACCTGTGCCCACCAAATcccactcctcttcctcctcctcctctactgccCCTAATGCCCCATCACACGGTGATACACATCGAGGACAGACACAGACCAGGGCACCTAGTACCACACAGAAGCTGCATAATCCCTCGG CCAATGGTGAACACCATAAGGGCCTGTCCCTGCCCAAACCTGTCATGTGGTCCCGCTTGAGAATGG ACAACAACCCTCTGTGGCAGGACAGTAAACCCCATGTCCACGGTGGTACTGAGCAGTCAGGGCCTTCCATTGTGAAGCAGCACCATG GACCACCTCTTCGTCCCACCATCAAAAAGACCAATCTGGTGGGAAAGCCAGGTGGAATGG AtaaagtgattgatctgaaacagGACAAGGCTGATATCCTCAAGCCCAAGCTCCAACCTCCAACACCCAAGCCAGCCAAACAGGCCAAGACAACGCCGGCCCCAGACACAAACA ACAATCGCTCTGAAAGCTGGGAGACTTCTTCAGCTTTTAGTTCACTCCCTGCCTCTGAGGTTGATGCTCTGGGCAAGAAACGCTACATTG CTCCTCATGTTGTTTACAAGACGGACAAGAAGCCGGAAGAACCTTGCTCCATCACCACCTCCCTCACATACTTCCCAGACGACGAAGCCACAGAGTCGAACGTCACGGCCCCACCAAGGTCTGCACCGCAGAACCTCACCGTGGTCACTGTGGAGGGCTGTCCCTCCTTCATCATCCTGGACTGGGAAAAAACGGACAATGACACCACAG AGTATGAAGTCATCTCCACCACCAAAGGGCCTGATGGGGAGCAGGTCTCCATCCTGACCACCAACCAGACGCACACTGCAGTGGAGAACCTTCGGCCAGagagcag CTACGAGTTCAAAGTGAAGCCCAAGAATGAGCTGGGAGAGGGCCCCTCCAGTGAGCCAGTCTCCTTCAACACAGAATcag CGGATCCACGAGTGAGTGAAAACGTCTCAG GAAAAGATGCCATTTGGACACAGTTCCCGTTCAAGACTGATTCGTTTTCTGAATGCAATGGAAAACAATATGTGAAGAGAACCTGGTACCGCAAATTCGTGGGGGTTCAGATCTGCAACTCTCTCAGATACAAGATCTACCTGAGTGACTCTTTGACTG GTAAATTCTACAACATCGGAGACCAGACTGGCCATGGAGAAGACCACTGCCAGTTTGTCGACTCCTTCCTGGATGGCAGAACAGGCTCCCAGGTCCCTGCAGATCACCTACCAGCCAGATCAG GCTACTACAGAGCAATGAGGCAAGAGCCAGTCAACTTCGGTCACATAGGAGGAAACTCTCACATCACTTATGTGTCATGGTACGAATGTGGCACACCTATACCCGGGAAGTGGTAG
- the abi3bpb gene encoding ABI family, member 3 (NESH) binding protein b isoform X12 has product MKVRINATGDTIVMKFLRPNPDVKLEGYILGYGSSMFSKQFIQLPENGEPYETEIDAEPKYLVAVQPIPTNDVKKQCTGKVNLDKPLHLVIGSVTPTSVLLSWGTFVKTPYEGNIMNDCLEDGYYTIRYRERNRKWNYQTCPTSDTVIDNLKPNTPYEFGVRSNKEDRSGMWSKPVIHNTNMGDKSMQKPIKPSRTVIAKPVKPMIAIFPPRPALHNRTQSRLPLLHKPGFPGAPRTSFAPPQNHQETVPGLNSNEPQWPQFPLANGEHHKGLSLPKPVMWSRLRMDNNPLWQDSKPHVHGGTEQSGPSIVKQHHGPPLRPTIKKTNLVGKPGGMDKVIDLKQDKADILKPKLQPPTPKPAKQAKTTPAPDTNNNRSESWETSSAFSSLPASEVDALGKKRYIAPHVVYKTDKKPEEPCSITTSLTYFPDDEATESNVTAPPRSAPQNLTVVTVEGCPSFIILDWEKTDNDTTEYEVISTTKGPDGEQVSILTTNQTHTAVENLRPESSYEFKVKPKNELGEGPSSEPVSFNTESADPRVSENVSGKDAIWTQFPFKTDSFSECNGKQYVKRTWYRKFVGVQICNSLRYKIYLSDSLTGKFYNIGDQTGHGEDHCQFVDSFLDGRTGSQVPADHLPARSGYYRAMRQEPVNFGHIGGNSHITYVSWYECGTPIPGKW; this is encoded by the exons ATGAAGGTCCGCATCAATGCCACTGGCGACACCATTGTGATGAAGTTCCTGCGACCCAACCCCGATGTCAAGCTGGAAGGCTACATCCTGGGATATGGCAGCAGCATGTTCTCCAAGCAATTCATCCAGCTACCGGAGAATGGAGAGCCCTACGAGACAGAGATTG ATGCTGAACCCAAGTACTTGGTTGCGGTGCAGCCAATACCAACCAACGATGTCAAGAAACAATGCACAG GTAAAGTGAACCTGGACAAACCCCTCCACCTGGTGATCGGCTCTGTGACACCCACGTCGGTCCTTTTGTCCTGGGGCACCTTTGTGAAGACGCCCTATGAGGGCAACATTATGAACGACTGCCTGGAGGATGG GTACTACACAATCCGCTACAGAGAGAGGAACCGCAAATGGAACTACCAGACCTGCCCCACCAGCGACACTGTGATTGACAACCTGAAGCCTAACACCCCTTATGAGTTTGGGGTCCGCTCCAACAAGGAAGACCGCAGTGGCATGTGGAGCAAGCCTGTCATTCACAACACCAACATGGGAG ACAAAAGCATGCAGAAGCCCATCAAGCCAAGCAGGACCGTTATCGCAAAGCCCGTG AAGCCCATGATAGCTATCTTCCCTCCACGTCCTG CTCTTCACAACAGAACCCAGTCCAGATTACCTCTTCTCCACAAACCAGGCTTTCCTGGAGCTCCCAGGACATCTTTTG CTCCACCTCAGAACCACCAGGAAACTGTGCCTGGCCTGAACTCCAATGAGCCGCAATGGCCACAGTTCCCATTGG CCAATGGTGAACACCATAAGGGCCTGTCCCTGCCCAAACCTGTCATGTGGTCCCGCTTGAGAATGG ACAACAACCCTCTGTGGCAGGACAGTAAACCCCATGTCCACGGTGGTACTGAGCAGTCAGGGCCTTCCATTGTGAAGCAGCACCATG GACCACCTCTTCGTCCCACCATCAAAAAGACCAATCTGGTGGGAAAGCCAGGTGGAATGG AtaaagtgattgatctgaaacagGACAAGGCTGATATCCTCAAGCCCAAGCTCCAACCTCCAACACCCAAGCCAGCCAAACAGGCCAAGACAACGCCGGCCCCAGACACAAACA ACAATCGCTCTGAAAGCTGGGAGACTTCTTCAGCTTTTAGTTCACTCCCTGCCTCTGAGGTTGATGCTCTGGGCAAGAAACGCTACATTG CTCCTCATGTTGTTTACAAGACGGACAAGAAGCCGGAAGAACCTTGCTCCATCACCACCTCCCTCACATACTTCCCAGACGACGAAGCCACAGAGTCGAACGTCACGGCCCCACCAAGGTCTGCACCGCAGAACCTCACCGTGGTCACTGTGGAGGGCTGTCCCTCCTTCATCATCCTGGACTGGGAAAAAACGGACAATGACACCACAG AGTATGAAGTCATCTCCACCACCAAAGGGCCTGATGGGGAGCAGGTCTCCATCCTGACCACCAACCAGACGCACACTGCAGTGGAGAACCTTCGGCCAGagagcag CTACGAGTTCAAAGTGAAGCCCAAGAATGAGCTGGGAGAGGGCCCCTCCAGTGAGCCAGTCTCCTTCAACACAGAATcag CGGATCCACGAGTGAGTGAAAACGTCTCAG GAAAAGATGCCATTTGGACACAGTTCCCGTTCAAGACTGATTCGTTTTCTGAATGCAATGGAAAACAATATGTGAAGAGAACCTGGTACCGCAAATTCGTGGGGGTTCAGATCTGCAACTCTCTCAGATACAAGATCTACCTGAGTGACTCTTTGACTG GTAAATTCTACAACATCGGAGACCAGACTGGCCATGGAGAAGACCACTGCCAGTTTGTCGACTCCTTCCTGGATGGCAGAACAGGCTCCCAGGTCCCTGCAGATCACCTACCAGCCAGATCAG GCTACTACAGAGCAATGAGGCAAGAGCCAGTCAACTTCGGTCACATAGGAGGAAACTCTCACATCACTTATGTGTCATGGTACGAATGTGGCACACCTATACCCGGGAAGTGGTAG